In Corynebacterium guangdongense, one DNA window encodes the following:
- a CDS encoding DUF1906 domain-containing protein: protein MTTESLSESLSRRGLLKAAAVAIAAGSVGLATARTAPQADAQGRILGTVIDYSAGVPSAASVKAAGHLGAVRYVSYPRPGAEWMIGKPVKLPETQDFANHGLSVASVYQFGKAETADWKQGAAGAAVHAPQAISLHKAAGGPTGRPIYVAIDDNPTRWQYDNQIRPYLQAFSVALTAAGYSMGIYGNYNTIDWAIADGLGSFFWQHNWGSNGMIHPRVTLHQIRIDKDKIDGIGIDINNVYAQDWGQWKPGQSGAPLPSSPSAPSIPGVPATGSTIPELNVNGSSVSSADLQRFSDLTQDVLRLLP from the coding sequence GTGACCACCGAATCCCTCTCCGAGTCCTTGTCCCGCCGCGGCCTGCTCAAGGCGGCCGCCGTCGCCATCGCCGCCGGCTCCGTCGGCCTGGCCACCGCCCGGACCGCCCCGCAGGCCGACGCGCAGGGACGGATCCTGGGAACCGTCATCGACTACTCGGCGGGCGTACCCTCCGCCGCGTCCGTGAAGGCCGCCGGTCACCTCGGCGCCGTGCGCTACGTCTCCTACCCCCGCCCGGGCGCGGAGTGGATGATCGGCAAGCCGGTCAAGCTCCCCGAGACCCAGGACTTCGCCAACCACGGCCTGTCGGTCGCCTCGGTCTACCAGTTCGGCAAGGCCGAGACCGCCGACTGGAAGCAGGGCGCCGCCGGCGCCGCCGTCCACGCGCCCCAGGCCATCTCCCTGCACAAGGCCGCCGGCGGCCCGACCGGCCGCCCGATCTACGTCGCCATCGACGACAACCCGACCCGCTGGCAGTACGACAACCAGATCCGCCCGTACCTGCAGGCCTTCAGCGTCGCCCTGACCGCCGCCGGCTACTCGATGGGCATCTACGGCAACTACAACACCATCGACTGGGCCATCGCCGACGGCCTGGGTTCCTTCTTCTGGCAGCACAACTGGGGTTCCAACGGCATGATCCACCCCCGCGTCACCCTCCACCAGATCCGCATCGACAAGGACAAGATCGACGGCATCGGCATCGACATCAACAACGTCTACGCCCAGGACTGGGGCCAGTGGAAGCCGGGGCAGTCCGGCGCCCCGCTGCCTTCCTCCCCGTCCGCGCCGTCCATCCCCGGCGTACCGGCCACCGGCTCCACCATCCCGGAGCTGAACGTCAACGGCTCCTCCGTCAGCTCCGCGGACCTGCAGCGCTTCAGTGACCTCACCCAGGACGTCCTGCGCCTGCTCCCCTGA
- a CDS encoding pyrimidine reductase family protein — MRNLELGADVPDPLAPYLAVDRSQPRHECWVTGHMVAGLDGTSAVGGRVGPLSTRPDQKLFVRLRQIADVVLVGAETVRREGYHPVALSAEARAQRREAGRPETPSIAIVSRSLEFDWSLPVFTEAPEHAPTLIITNAVADPGRLADAERVADVIVAGEDEVDPAIALRLLAQRGHRVVLCEGGPTWLGEIVAADRLDELCVTVSPMMGGDRFPLSVTPEGAGITAFELKHAMLEDSTLFLRYESEPGSEP; from the coding sequence ATGAGGAACCTCGAACTAGGCGCTGACGTCCCTGACCCGCTCGCCCCGTACCTGGCGGTCGACCGTTCCCAGCCCCGGCACGAGTGCTGGGTCACCGGGCACATGGTGGCCGGGCTCGACGGCACCTCCGCCGTCGGCGGGCGCGTCGGCCCGTTGTCCACCCGCCCGGACCAGAAGTTGTTCGTGCGGCTCCGGCAGATCGCCGACGTCGTGCTCGTCGGTGCCGAGACCGTGCGGCGCGAGGGGTACCACCCGGTGGCACTGTCGGCCGAGGCGCGTGCGCAGCGGCGGGAAGCGGGCAGGCCGGAGACCCCCTCCATCGCGATCGTCAGCCGCAGTCTCGAGTTCGACTGGTCGCTGCCGGTCTTCACTGAGGCGCCGGAGCACGCGCCGACGCTGATCATCACCAACGCCGTCGCGGACCCAGGCAGGCTTGCCGACGCCGAAAGGGTCGCCGACGTCATCGTCGCCGGCGAGGACGAGGTCGACCCGGCCATCGCCCTCCGTCTCCTGGCACAGCGCGGGCACCGCGTCGTCCTCTGCGAAGGCGGTCCGACATGGCTTGGTGAGATCGTCGCGGCCGATCGTCTCGACGAGCTGTGCGTGACGGTCTCGCCGATGATGGGCGGCGATCGCTTCCCTCTCTCCGTCACCCCGGAGGGCGCGGGCATCACCGCATTCGAGCTCAAGCACGCGATGCTGGAGGACTCCACGCTCTTCCTGCGCTACGAGTCCGAGCCCGGGTCTGAACCCTAG
- a CDS encoding mycoredoxin produces the protein MTDLPTTSAPVTIFATTTCGYCHRLRAGLDATDTPYNVVDVDENPEAGEWVKSVNGGNRVVPTVLYSDGTYQTNPPAVKVRDRYGELTSQR, from the coding sequence ATGACTGATCTCCCCACCACTTCTGCCCCGGTGACGATCTTCGCGACCACCACCTGCGGCTACTGCCACCGCCTCAGGGCCGGACTCGACGCCACGGACACCCCCTACAACGTCGTCGACGTGGACGAGAACCCCGAGGCAGGCGAGTGGGTCAAGTCCGTCAACGGCGGCAACCGCGTGGTGCCGACCGTGCTCTACTCCGACGGCACCTATCAGACGAATCCCCCGGCGGTGAAGGTCCGCGACCGCTACGGGGAATTGACCAGCCAGCGCTAG
- a CDS encoding dihydrofolate reductase, protein MLGAIWAQSLDRVIGDGEAMPWHIPEDLAHFKATTMGFPVIMGRHTWLSLPEKVRPLPGRENTIVCTTEPGAWCAGATTVTSPAELGHDDAWIMGGAGLYAGAIGVVDVVELTLVDAEIGHLLGDRAVRAPELPADLRLVSESEWRTSEKGRFIVDGAPEGPVRYKFLRFERTSND, encoded by the coding sequence GTGCTCGGCGCGATCTGGGCCCAGTCCCTCGACCGGGTCATCGGCGACGGCGAGGCCATGCCCTGGCACATCCCCGAGGATCTGGCCCACTTCAAGGCCACGACGATGGGCTTCCCGGTGATCATGGGCCGCCACACGTGGCTGTCGCTGCCCGAGAAGGTCCGCCCGCTGCCCGGGCGCGAGAACACCATCGTGTGCACCACCGAGCCGGGCGCCTGGTGCGCCGGCGCCACCACCGTCACCTCCCCCGCGGAACTCGGCCACGACGACGCCTGGATCATGGGCGGTGCAGGGCTCTACGCTGGAGCCATCGGTGTCGTCGACGTCGTGGAGCTGACGCTTGTCGACGCCGAGATCGGCCACCTGCTCGGGGACCGCGCCGTGCGCGCCCCCGAACTTCCCGCCGACCTGCGCCTGGTCTCCGAAAGCGAGTGGCGGACCAGCGAGAAGGGCCGTTTCATCGTCGACGGCGCCCCCGAAGGGCCCGTCCGCTACAAATTCCTGCGTTTTGAGAGGACCAGCAATGACTGA
- a CDS encoding thymidylate synthase yields MTASSINTPYEDLLRDILDNGAAKGDRTGTGTRSVFGRQLRYDLSDSFPLLTTKKVYLKGVVGELLWFLQGDSNVKWLQDNDIRIWNEWADEDGELGPVYGVQWRSWPTPDGSHVDQIQGALDTLVNNPDSRRNLVSAWNVSELDKMALLPCHLLFQLYVVDGKLSLQVYQRSADMFLGVPFNIASYALLAHMFAQQAGLEVGELIWTGGDCHIYNDHVEQVTEQLSREPRPYPQLKLNKAASIFDYTFDDVEVLGYDPHPAIKARVSV; encoded by the coding sequence ATGACTGCGAGCTCGATCAACACCCCCTACGAGGACCTCCTCCGCGACATTCTGGACAACGGCGCCGCCAAGGGCGACCGAACCGGCACCGGCACCCGCAGCGTCTTCGGCCGTCAGCTGCGCTACGATCTCTCGGATTCTTTCCCCCTGCTGACCACCAAAAAGGTCTACCTCAAGGGCGTCGTCGGCGAGCTGCTGTGGTTCCTGCAGGGCGATTCCAACGTCAAGTGGCTCCAGGACAACGACATCCGCATCTGGAACGAGTGGGCCGACGAGGACGGGGAACTCGGCCCGGTCTACGGCGTGCAGTGGCGTTCCTGGCCGACCCCGGACGGAAGCCACGTCGACCAGATCCAGGGCGCCCTGGACACGCTGGTCAACAACCCGGACTCCCGCCGCAACCTCGTCTCCGCGTGGAACGTCAGTGAACTGGACAAGATGGCGCTGCTGCCCTGCCACCTGCTCTTCCAGCTCTACGTGGTCGACGGGAAGCTGAGCCTGCAGGTCTACCAGCGCTCGGCCGACATGTTCCTGGGCGTGCCCTTCAACATCGCCTCCTACGCCCTGCTGGCGCACATGTTCGCCCAGCAGGCCGGTCTCGAGGTCGGCGAGCTGATCTGGACAGGCGGCGACTGCCACATCTACAACGACCACGTCGAGCAGGTCACGGAGCAGCTCTCCCGCGAACCGCGCCCCTACCCGCAGCTCAAGCTGAACAAGGCCGCCTCGATCTTCGACTACACCTTCGACGACGTCGAGGTCCTCGGCTATGACCCGCACCCGGCGATCAAGGCGCGGGTGTCGGTCTAG
- a CDS encoding 3'(2'),5'-bisphosphate nucleotidase CysQ, which translates to MSTQLSDARLTDLIAQGTGEILKGIRGVGVLQGRNLGDAGDDLAQNWIARVLAQHRPEDGFLSEEMADNPERLNKDRVWIIDPLDGTKEFATGRQDWAVHIALVIDGEPVHASVGLPDLGVVFSTSSSQHVEGPYSNKLVLSRNRAPKVGQFIAERMGYEIDGVGSAGAKAMHVLLGDHDAYIHAGGQYEWDQAAPVGVALASGLHASRLTGEKLTYNNADTYIPDLLICRPELADELLSHASDYLDEHGSFTV; encoded by the coding sequence ATGAGCACACAGCTGTCCGACGCACGATTGACCGACCTCATCGCCCAGGGAACCGGCGAGATTCTCAAGGGCATCCGCGGGGTCGGCGTCCTGCAGGGGCGCAACCTCGGTGACGCCGGTGACGACCTCGCCCAGAACTGGATTGCCCGGGTCCTGGCGCAGCACCGTCCGGAGGACGGTTTCCTCTCCGAGGAGATGGCCGACAACCCCGAGCGACTCAACAAGGACCGCGTCTGGATCATCGACCCCCTGGACGGCACCAAGGAATTCGCGACCGGCCGCCAGGACTGGGCGGTGCACATCGCCCTGGTCATCGACGGCGAACCGGTGCACGCCTCCGTGGGGCTGCCGGACCTGGGCGTGGTCTTCTCCACCTCCAGCTCCCAGCACGTCGAGGGCCCGTACTCCAACAAGCTCGTCCTCTCCCGCAACCGGGCGCCGAAGGTCGGCCAGTTCATCGCCGAGCGCATGGGCTACGAGATCGACGGCGTCGGCTCCGCCGGCGCGAAGGCCATGCACGTGCTCCTCGGCGACCATGACGCCTACATCCACGCGGGCGGCCAGTACGAATGGGACCAGGCCGCCCCGGTCGGCGTCGCCCTCGCCTCGGGTCTGCACGCCTCCCGCCTCACCGGCGAGAAGCTGACCTACAACAACGCGGACACCTACATCCCGGATCTGCTGATCTGCCGCCCGGAGCTCGCCGACGAGCTGCTCTCCCACGCCTCGGACTACCTTGACGAGCACGGGTCGTTCACGGTCTAG
- a CDS encoding ATP-dependent helicase: MVNDILSRFRPQVATWFREVFAAPTAVQEQAWRAISEDEHALVVAPTGSGKTLAAFFWALDSLVARAEEGQTSLALDPLPGAGPDTVAREGVKVLYISPLKALGVDVENNLRAPLAGIARVAQRQGLPVPDVTVGVRSGDTPQAERTRQVRRPPDILITTPESLYLMLTSKAASILSSVDTVIIDEIHALAGSKRGVHLALSLERLAKLAGDPQRIGLSATVRPLETVAHYLGGDRPVEIVAPPGEKRWQLDVHVPVEDMSDLPIPEEGSTIGEAVVDDPLGLSGPALTEESALPQQKSIWPFIETELYDEIMAHRSTLVFVNSRRTAERLTSRLNEIWAERNDPEQLSAPLRRDPAQLMKSTDVAGTAAPVIARAHHGSVSKDERAQTETMLKQGQLRAVVATSSLELGIDMGAIELVVQVESPPSVASGLQRVGRAGHTVGAVSEGSFYPKHRSDLGQTAVVVQRMTRGAIEELHVPDNPLDVLTQQIVAAVAVADWDVDDLYAVVRRAWPYRDLDRDVFDSVVDMVSGSYPSTDFAELRPRVVYDRVTGALSARPGAQRVAVTNAGTIPDRGMFGVFLVGSSSPGSGDGGTGAPRRVGELDEEMVYESRVGDVFTLGASSWRIENITRDQVQVTPAPGHTGRLPFWSGDGLGRPYELGRALGAFRREVHADPARADNLGLDEKARGNLLAYLAEQHESTGVVPDEKTLVLERFRDELGDWRVVLHTPFGKGVNAAWALAVGAQVAEHTGMDAQAVAGDDGIVLRLPEADAEPDASLFLVDPDDIEAIVTEQVGGSALFASRFRECAARALLLPRRNPGKRAPLWQQRQRAEQLLDVARKYPSFPIILETVRECLRDVYDLPALVEVLTDLRTRRTRIAEVTTDQPSPFSSSLLFNYTGAFMYEGDSPLAEKRAAALALDPELLAKLLGTVELRDLLDPEIIAEVHAQLRRTGDRAARTSEELADVLRMIGPVPVDELPEHVTFADPLAVALANLDGRVMQVRIGGAPHLAQIQDAPLLRDGLGVPVPPGVPAQVETVTDALEQLAGRWTRTRGPFTASALAGAFGLGAGAAHSLLRTLVEQGRVVEGRYRQGVEETEYVAGEVLKIIRSRSLAAARAQARPVSQTAYARFLPDWQQVAAVGERGVLRGVDGTFAAIEQLAGVRLPASAWESMVLPARVGDYSPVHLDELTATGEVTIVGAGKAAANDPWITLLPADYAPDLLDDPEREGLTMTQESVLAVLERGGGFLATGLLDVGVPATPDELREALWGLVEAGLVSPDGYQAVRARLAGGSGAHKVKRRPQRSRLRMGRAGIPHQQTAPDLTGRWALTPRASSDATRRSLIRGETWLDRYGVLTRGSVVAEDVVGGFALAYKVLSGFEASGRAMRGYFIESLGAAQFSTSAVIDRLRTHADSPDVQGWPSGTREPATYVLAAADPANPYGAALAWPEQGPSRAAGALVVLVDGLLLAHSTRGGRRLSTFFDSLPGGVEEDADQLLGRVVEALTRVVASGAMKPMTVEKINGESVFDSGLVEALREAGAALTPKGVRIGGRAASASGAARRAQDAPRRGRSVSEALEELSFDD, translated from the coding sequence ATGGTCAACGACATTCTCTCCCGTTTCCGACCCCAGGTAGCCACCTGGTTCCGGGAGGTGTTCGCCGCGCCGACCGCCGTGCAGGAGCAGGCGTGGCGCGCGATCTCCGAGGACGAGCACGCCCTGGTCGTCGCCCCGACCGGTTCGGGAAAGACGCTGGCGGCCTTCTTCTGGGCGCTGGATTCGCTGGTGGCCCGCGCCGAGGAGGGGCAGACCTCCCTGGCGCTGGACCCGCTGCCGGGCGCGGGCCCCGACACGGTGGCGCGGGAGGGCGTCAAGGTCCTCTACATCTCCCCGCTCAAGGCCCTGGGCGTCGACGTGGAGAACAATCTGCGGGCCCCGCTGGCGGGCATCGCGCGGGTCGCCCAGCGGCAGGGGCTGCCGGTCCCGGACGTCACGGTGGGCGTGCGCTCGGGTGACACCCCGCAGGCCGAGCGCACCCGCCAGGTCCGGCGTCCCCCCGACATCCTCATCACCACCCCGGAGTCGCTGTACCTCATGCTGACCAGCAAGGCGGCAAGCATCCTGTCGAGCGTGGACACGGTCATCATCGACGAGATTCACGCGCTGGCCGGTTCCAAGCGCGGCGTTCACCTGGCGCTGTCGCTGGAGCGGCTGGCGAAGCTGGCCGGCGATCCGCAGCGCATCGGCCTGTCCGCCACGGTCCGGCCGCTGGAGACGGTCGCGCACTATCTCGGTGGCGACCGACCGGTCGAGATCGTCGCGCCGCCGGGGGAGAAGCGCTGGCAGCTCGACGTCCACGTCCCGGTCGAGGACATGAGCGACCTGCCGATCCCGGAGGAGGGCTCGACCATCGGGGAGGCGGTCGTCGACGATCCGCTCGGCCTGAGCGGGCCCGCCCTGACCGAGGAGTCCGCCCTCCCGCAGCAGAAGTCGATCTGGCCCTTCATCGAGACCGAGCTCTACGACGAGATCATGGCGCACCGCTCCACGCTGGTCTTCGTCAATTCCCGGCGTACCGCGGAACGGCTGACCAGCCGGCTCAACGAGATCTGGGCCGAGCGCAACGATCCGGAGCAGCTCTCGGCCCCGCTGCGCCGCGACCCCGCGCAGCTGATGAAGTCGACCGACGTCGCGGGCACCGCGGCCCCGGTGATCGCGCGCGCCCACCACGGCTCGGTGTCCAAGGACGAGCGGGCCCAGACCGAGACCATGCTCAAGCAGGGGCAGCTGCGTGCGGTCGTCGCCACCAGTTCGCTGGAGCTGGGCATCGACATGGGCGCCATCGAGCTGGTCGTGCAGGTCGAGTCTCCGCCGAGCGTGGCCAGCGGCCTGCAGCGCGTCGGCCGCGCCGGGCACACCGTCGGCGCGGTGTCGGAGGGCTCCTTCTACCCGAAGCACCGATCCGACCTGGGCCAGACCGCCGTCGTCGTCCAGCGCATGACCCGGGGAGCGATCGAGGAGCTGCACGTCCCGGACAACCCGCTCGACGTGCTCACCCAGCAGATCGTCGCCGCCGTCGCGGTGGCCGACTGGGACGTCGACGACCTCTACGCGGTGGTGCGCCGCGCCTGGCCCTACCGCGACCTCGACCGGGATGTCTTCGACTCGGTCGTCGACATGGTCAGCGGCTCCTACCCCTCGACCGATTTCGCGGAGCTGCGGCCGCGTGTCGTCTACGACCGCGTGACGGGCGCCCTCTCCGCCCGGCCCGGCGCGCAGCGGGTGGCGGTCACCAACGCCGGCACCATCCCCGACCGCGGCATGTTCGGGGTTTTCCTGGTCGGCTCCTCCTCCCCGGGCTCCGGTGACGGAGGAACCGGAGCCCCACGGCGCGTCGGCGAGCTCGACGAGGAGATGGTCTACGAGTCGCGCGTCGGCGACGTCTTCACCCTCGGCGCCTCCTCGTGGCGCATCGAGAACATCACCCGCGACCAGGTGCAGGTCACCCCGGCGCCGGGTCACACCGGCCGCCTGCCCTTCTGGTCGGGCGACGGCCTGGGCCGGCCCTATGAGCTGGGCCGGGCGCTGGGCGCTTTTCGACGCGAGGTCCACGCCGATCCCGCCCGGGCGGACAACCTCGGGCTCGACGAGAAGGCCCGCGGAAACCTCCTGGCCTACCTGGCCGAGCAGCACGAGTCGACCGGTGTCGTCCCCGACGAGAAGACCCTTGTGCTGGAGCGTTTCCGCGATGAGCTGGGGGACTGGCGCGTCGTCCTGCACACGCCCTTCGGCAAGGGCGTCAACGCCGCCTGGGCGCTGGCGGTGGGCGCGCAGGTCGCCGAGCACACCGGCATGGACGCCCAGGCGGTGGCCGGCGACGACGGCATCGTCCTGCGACTGCCCGAGGCCGACGCTGAGCCGGACGCCTCACTCTTTCTCGTCGATCCCGACGACATCGAGGCCATCGTCACCGAGCAGGTCGGCGGCTCGGCGCTCTTCGCCTCCCGCTTCCGTGAGTGCGCCGCCCGCGCGCTGCTGCTGCCGAGGCGCAACCCCGGCAAGCGCGCCCCGCTGTGGCAGCAGCGGCAACGCGCCGAGCAGCTGCTCGACGTCGCCCGCAAGTACCCCTCCTTCCCGATCATCCTGGAGACGGTCCGGGAGTGCCTGCGTGACGTCTACGACCTGCCGGCGCTGGTGGAGGTGCTGACCGACCTGCGCACCCGCCGGACCCGCATCGCCGAGGTCACCACCGACCAGCCCAGTCCCTTTTCCTCGAGCCTGCTGTTCAACTACACCGGCGCCTTCATGTACGAGGGCGACAGCCCGCTCGCCGAGAAGCGGGCAGCGGCCCTGGCCCTGGACCCGGAGCTGCTGGCCAAGCTGCTCGGCACCGTGGAATTGCGCGATCTCCTGGACCCCGAGATCATCGCCGAGGTCCATGCCCAGCTGCGCCGCACCGGTGACCGGGCCGCGCGCACCAGCGAAGAACTGGCCGACGTGCTGCGAATGATCGGCCCGGTGCCCGTCGATGAACTGCCCGAGCACGTGACTTTCGCGGATCCGCTGGCCGTCGCGCTGGCCAACCTCGACGGCCGCGTGATGCAGGTCCGCATCGGCGGCGCCCCGCACCTGGCGCAGATCCAGGACGCCCCGCTCCTGCGCGACGGCCTCGGCGTTCCCGTCCCGCCCGGGGTGCCCGCGCAGGTGGAGACCGTCACCGACGCCCTCGAGCAGCTCGCCGGGCGGTGGACGCGCACCCGCGGCCCGTTCACCGCCTCCGCGCTGGCCGGCGCCTTCGGGCTCGGCGCGGGCGCGGCGCACAGCCTGCTGCGCACCCTGGTCGAGCAGGGCCGGGTGGTCGAGGGACGCTACCGGCAGGGCGTCGAGGAGACGGAGTACGTCGCCGGTGAGGTCCTCAAGATCATCCGCTCCCGTTCCCTCGCCGCCGCCCGCGCCCAGGCGCGCCCGGTCTCGCAGACCGCCTACGCCCGCTTCCTGCCGGACTGGCAGCAGGTGGCTGCGGTCGGGGAGCGGGGCGTGCTGCGCGGCGTCGACGGCACCTTCGCCGCCATCGAGCAGCTCGCCGGGGTGCGCCTGCCGGCCAGCGCGTGGGAGTCGATGGTCCTGCCCGCGCGCGTCGGCGACTACAGCCCGGTCCACCTCGACGAGCTGACCGCCACCGGTGAGGTCACCATCGTCGGGGCGGGCAAGGCCGCCGCCAACGACCCGTGGATTACGCTGCTGCCGGCCGATTACGCCCCCGACCTGCTCGACGACCCCGAACGCGAGGGACTCACGATGACGCAGGAGTCCGTCCTCGCCGTCCTGGAGCGCGGGGGCGGCTTCCTGGCCACCGGGCTTCTCGACGTCGGCGTGCCCGCCACCCCGGATGAGCTGCGCGAGGCCCTGTGGGGCCTGGTCGAGGCGGGGCTGGTCTCCCCGGACGGCTACCAGGCGGTGCGCGCCCGGTTGGCGGGCGGCTCCGGGGCCCACAAGGTCAAGCGCCGGCCGCAGCGTTCCCGCCTGCGAATGGGGCGCGCCGGAATCCCGCACCAGCAGACCGCCCCCGACCTCACCGGCCGGTGGGCCCTGACCCCGCGGGCCTCGAGCGACGCCACCCGGCGATCGCTGATCCGCGGCGAGACCTGGCTCGACCGCTACGGTGTGCTGACCCGGGGCAGCGTCGTCGCCGAGGACGTCGTCGGCGGCTTCGCCCTGGCCTACAAGGTGCTCAGCGGCTTCGAGGCGTCCGGCCGGGCCATGCGCGGTTACTTCATCGAGTCCCTCGGTGCCGCGCAGTTCTCCACCTCCGCGGTCATCGACCGGTTGCGCACCCACGCCGATTCCCCCGACGTCCAGGGCTGGCCCTCGGGCACCAGGGAACCGGCCACCTACGTCCTGGCGGCCGCGGATCCGGCCAACCCCTACGGCGCCGCGCTGGCCTGGCCGGAGCAGGGTCCCTCCCGCGCTGCGGGTGCCCTGGTCGTGCTCGTCGACGGCCTGCTGCTCGCTCACAGCACCCGCGGCGGGCGGCGCCTGAGTACCTTCTTCGACTCCCTGCCCGGGGGCGTGGAAGAGGACGCCGACCAGCTGCTGGGCCGGGTCGTCGAGGCCCTCACCCGGGTGGTGGCCTCGGGAGCGATGAAGCCCATGACCGTCGAGAAGATCAACGGCGAGAGCGTTTTCGACTCCGGCCTGGTCGAGGCCCTGCGCGAGGCCGGGGCGGCGCTGACCCCGAAGGGGGTGCGGATCGGTGGACGGGCGGCGTCGGCAAGCGGCGCTGCGCGCCGGGCCCAGGACGCGCCGCGGCGCGGGCGCAGCGTCAGTGAGGCGCTGGAAGAGCTCAGTTTCGACGACTGA
- a CDS encoding glucose PTS transporter subunit IIA, with protein sequence MAPITHDQTSQAILDNLGGPDNVTSLTHCATRLRTEVANPDLVNDQAIESLPGVMGVMRQGGNRVQVIIGGGVESTYNAITNLPDWRNRSDARGQSDQDVKDAVRARAKGRYSWVDNFFEYLSDSFRPILGVLLGASLIIAFSAILDAFGVVDFRAEDKSASWVFVDAMWRSVFYFLPIMVAYNAAKKLRVDPWLGAAVMGALMTPEFMSLSDTERFAEAVCTVNETLGTESCATTVFGVPMQLNDYSGQVFVPLIMVAVLALLYHALKKVFPANVQMVFVPFVSLLVMIPLTAFLIGPLGVWLGNGIGDGLAWMNSNAPFIFALLIPMLYPFLVPLGLHWPLNALMLINIQTLGYDFIQGPMGAWNAACFGATAAVLLISLREKDLIMRQTSSGALAAGLLGGISEPSLYGIHLRFKRIYPRMLVGCFTGGLAIAILGTPYEGVKTSAFVFSSIFTIPVFDPMWVYALAYLIAFTTALAAVYFSDYRTAEQRAEAAALRELADERVIEAAESGATAVPAAHPEPVTPAAPTAGAATSASAAGTATAVLEAPTTRVLAPVDGHVVDLSEVDDKVFSGGTLGRGVGIVPTAAAGTVTVAAPVSGVLRTVADTGHAYGIKTDDGVEVLVHIGIDTVGLEGRGFESKVSKKQRVSAGDPLATVDFSVIREAGLDATTMLTVTNTRSLTSVEPVTGGDVIAGEAVIHVEK encoded by the coding sequence ATGGCCCCCATCACGCATGATCAGACCTCTCAGGCCATCCTCGACAATCTGGGTGGTCCCGACAACGTCACCTCACTGACCCACTGCGCGACCCGGCTGCGCACCGAGGTCGCCAACCCCGACCTCGTCAATGACCAGGCCATCGAGTCGCTGCCCGGCGTCATGGGCGTCATGCGCCAGGGCGGCAACCGCGTCCAGGTCATCATCGGCGGTGGCGTGGAATCCACCTACAACGCCATCACCAACCTCCCGGACTGGCGCAACCGCTCCGATGCGCGCGGCCAGAGCGACCAGGACGTCAAGGACGCCGTCCGGGCCCGGGCCAAGGGCAGGTACTCCTGGGTCGACAACTTCTTCGAGTACCTCTCCGACTCCTTCCGCCCGATCCTCGGCGTGCTGCTCGGCGCATCGCTGATCATCGCCTTCTCCGCCATCCTCGACGCCTTCGGCGTCGTCGACTTCCGCGCCGAGGACAAGTCCGCCAGCTGGGTCTTCGTCGACGCGATGTGGCGAAGCGTCTTCTACTTCCTGCCGATCATGGTCGCCTACAACGCCGCCAAGAAGCTGCGCGTCGACCCCTGGCTCGGCGCCGCCGTCATGGGCGCGCTCATGACCCCGGAGTTCATGAGCCTGTCGGACACCGAGCGCTTCGCCGAGGCCGTGTGCACCGTCAACGAGACCCTCGGCACCGAGTCCTGCGCCACCACCGTCTTCGGCGTGCCGATGCAGCTCAACGACTACTCCGGACAGGTGTTCGTGCCGCTGATCATGGTCGCCGTCCTCGCGCTGCTCTATCACGCGCTGAAGAAGGTCTTCCCGGCGAACGTCCAGATGGTCTTCGTTCCCTTCGTCTCCCTGCTGGTCATGATCCCGCTCACCGCCTTCCTCATCGGCCCGCTCGGCGTGTGGCTGGGCAACGGCATCGGCGACGGACTGGCCTGGATGAACTCCAACGCGCCGTTCATCTTCGCGCTGCTCATCCCGATGCTCTACCCCTTCCTCGTCCCGCTGGGCCTGCACTGGCCGCTCAACGCCCTGATGCTCATCAACATCCAGACCCTGGGCTACGACTTCATCCAGGGCCCGATGGGCGCCTGGAACGCCGCCTGCTTCGGCGCCACCGCTGCTGTCCTGCTCATCTCCCTGCGGGAGAAGGACCTCATCATGCGCCAGACCTCCTCCGGCGCCCTGGCGGCGGGCCTGCTGGGCGGCATCTCCGAGCCCTCGCTCTACGGCATCCACCTGCGCTTCAAGCGCATTTACCCGCGCATGCTCGTCGGCTGCTTCACCGGCGGCCTGGCCATCGCCATCCTGGGCACCCCCTACGAGGGCGTCAAGACCTCCGCCTTCGTGTTCTCCTCCATCTTCACCATCCCGGTCTTCGACCCGATGTGGGTCTACGCCCTGGCCTACCTCATCGCCTTCACCACCGCCCTGGCCGCGGTCTACTTCTCCGACTACCGCACCGCCGAGCAGCGGGCCGAGGCCGCCGCGCTGCGTGAGCTCGCCGATGAGCGGGTCATCGAGGCCGCCGAGTCCGGCGCCACCGCCGTCCCGGCCGCCCATCCGGAGCCCGTCACCCCGGCGGCCCCGACGGCGGGCGCCGCAACCTCGGCCAGCGCCGCCGGCACCGCCACCGCCGTCCTGGAGGCCCCGACGACCCGGGTGCTCGCACCCGTCGACGGGCACGTGGTCGACCTGTCCGAGGTCGACGACAAGGTCTTCTCCGGTGGCACGCTGGGCAGGGGAGTGGGCATCGTGCCCACCGCCGCGGCCGGCACCGTCACCGTCGCGGCCCCCGTCAGCGGCGTGCTGCGTACCGTCGCCGACACCGGCCACGCCTACGGCATCAAGACCGACGACGGCGTCGAGGTCCTCGTCCACATCGGCATCGACACTGTCGGCCTCGAGGGACGCGGTTTCGAGTCGAAGGTGAGCAAGAAGCAGCGCGTCAGCGCCGGCGACCCCCTGGCCACCGTCGACTTCAGCGTCATCCGCGAGGCCGGGCTCGACGCCACCACGATGCTCACCGTCACCAACACCAGGTCCCTGACCTCGGTGGAACCGGTGACCGGCGGGGACGTCATCGCGGGCGAGGCGGTGATCCACGTAGAAAAGTAG